A region from the Sandaracinus amylolyticus genome encodes:
- a CDS encoding ABC transporter substrate-binding protein, whose protein sequence is MRDFATPIACALALAASATLGALAPESTWAPQPVAPPARPARIVSLTLPADEIVLALVSPERVLALEAYVDDAQASNVVDEARAVRGRMHQPITAEAVIAARPDLVLLSGWSDPQLEALLGVQGVPVERVLSAQSLEGTRAQITRIGELLDERQRAREVIAAMDARIDAVRARGAARTWRPRVLLFSWSGHTPAEGTLFCELVDLAGGSCASTEAGLSGYAPLTIEHLLELDPDVIVTNRYRADGRARAVVPEPALEDDPRLRTLRAVREDRVVALPSAHLLATSHHVASLAEDLSRALDALEPAR, encoded by the coding sequence ATGCGCGACTTCGCCACGCCGATCGCGTGCGCGCTCGCGCTGGCCGCGTCGGCGACGCTCGGAGCGCTCGCGCCGGAGTCGACGTGGGCGCCGCAGCCGGTCGCGCCTCCGGCGCGTCCTGCGCGGATCGTGTCGCTGACGCTGCCGGCCGACGAGATCGTGCTCGCGCTGGTGTCGCCCGAGCGCGTGCTCGCGCTCGAGGCGTACGTCGACGACGCGCAGGCCTCGAACGTCGTCGACGAGGCGCGCGCGGTGCGCGGTCGCATGCACCAGCCGATCACCGCGGAGGCGGTGATCGCGGCGCGCCCCGATCTCGTGCTCTTGTCGGGCTGGTCCGATCCGCAGCTCGAGGCGCTGCTGGGCGTGCAGGGCGTGCCCGTCGAGCGCGTGCTCTCGGCGCAGTCGCTCGAGGGCACGCGCGCGCAGATCACGCGCATCGGCGAGCTGCTCGACGAGCGGCAGCGAGCGCGCGAGGTGATCGCGGCGATGGACGCGCGCATCGACGCGGTGCGCGCGCGCGGCGCAGCGCGCACGTGGCGACCGCGGGTGCTGCTCTTCTCGTGGAGCGGGCACACGCCCGCGGAGGGCACGCTGTTCTGCGAGCTGGTGGACCTCGCGGGCGGAAGCTGCGCGAGCACCGAGGCCGGGCTCAGCGGGTACGCGCCGCTCACGATCGAGCACCTGCTCGAGCTCGATCCCGACGTGATCGTGACCAACCGCTACCGCGCCGACGGACGTGCGCGCGCCGTGGTGCCCGAGCCGGCGCTCGAGGACGATCCGCGGCTGCGCACGCTGCGCGCGGTGCGCGAGGATCGCGTCGTCGCGCTGCCGAGCGCGCACCTGCTCGCGACGAGCCACCACGTCGCGTCGCTCGCGGAGGATCTCTCCCGCGCGCTCGACGCGCTCGAGCCCGCGCGATGA
- a CDS encoding sigma-70 family RNA polymerase sigma factor: MKNDPAALYSEHRSFLIGLAYRMLGSVAEAEDAVQEAFVRAQGAPSSPFNDAANAAESASADAERGGDRGGVGRAATNDRASRADVASPRAWLATVVTRICLDQLRSARARREQYTGEWLPEPVRTDVAGAVVQPRDPEDAESLSLAFLLLLERLSPLERAVFLLHEVFDYSHAEVAAILERDEVAVRQLMSRARAHVKEGRPRFPADPDRHRELVMRFAMAIGEGDLGGLQAMLAKDVVARSDGGGRAKAARRAVQGDDRVARFVVGLARKASADVRFELMEINGRTGIAWSIAGRPLGVMAVTIDGDRIVEIDLVINPEKLSGISARE, translated from the coding sequence ATGAAGAACGACCCCGCCGCGCTCTACAGCGAGCACCGCTCGTTCCTGATCGGGCTCGCGTACCGGATGCTCGGCAGCGTCGCCGAGGCCGAGGACGCGGTGCAGGAGGCGTTCGTGCGCGCGCAGGGTGCCCCGAGCAGCCCGTTCAACGATGCCGCGAACGCAGCCGAGTCGGCATCGGCAGATGCCGAGCGCGGCGGAGATCGTGGCGGCGTCGGACGGGCTGCGACGAACGATCGAGCAAGCAGAGCCGACGTGGCGTCGCCGCGCGCGTGGCTCGCGACGGTGGTCACGCGCATCTGCCTCGATCAGCTGCGCTCGGCGCGCGCGCGGCGCGAGCAGTACACCGGCGAGTGGCTGCCCGAGCCGGTGCGCACCGACGTCGCGGGCGCGGTGGTGCAGCCGCGCGATCCCGAGGACGCCGAGTCGCTCTCGCTCGCGTTCCTGCTCTTGCTGGAGCGCCTCTCGCCGCTCGAGCGCGCGGTGTTCCTGCTGCACGAGGTGTTCGACTACTCGCACGCCGAGGTCGCGGCGATCCTCGAGCGCGACGAGGTCGCGGTGCGGCAGCTGATGTCGCGCGCGAGGGCGCACGTGAAGGAAGGGCGCCCGCGCTTCCCCGCGGATCCCGACCGGCACCGCGAGCTCGTGATGCGCTTCGCGATGGCGATCGGGGAGGGCGATCTCGGCGGGCTGCAGGCGATGCTCGCGAAGGACGTGGTCGCGCGCTCCGACGGCGGCGGTCGCGCGAAGGCGGCGCGCCGTGCGGTGCAGGGCGACGATCGTGTCGCGCGCTTCGTGGTCGGGCTGGCGCGCAAGGCGTCCGCGGACGTGCGCTTCGAGCTGATGGAGATCAACGGGCGCACCGGGATCGCGTGGAGCATCGCGGGGCGGCCGCTCGGGGTGATGGCGGTGACGATCGATGGGGATCGGATCGTGGAGATCGATCTGGTGATCAACCCGGAGAAGCTCTCGGGGATCTCCGCGCGGGAGTAG
- a CDS encoding NAD(P)/FAD-dependent oxidoreductase, translated as METKPRVIVVGGGYAGVMAALRASRRLRHRGEVVLISDRDAMIERVRLHEAASGTVDPARPLATLLRGTRVRIVRGRVESVDRAGHEVTLSSGERMRFDRLIVAIGSRVDASAIPGAAEHAFTLEPDAVAELEVAARDAAQREGHLVVIGGGLTGIEGATELAERHRGLRVTLVTSGEVGPGLHPRAVEHLRRVFARLGVTLREHARVERVEAGAVVIAGERLPFDVCVGAVGFAIPGSLRAWGFPVDARGRARVDAMLRLEGAPDVYVAGDCAAPSGVLGSAVPFGCKSAMPMGVHAAENAVRSLGGEPEHALDWSDATYCISLGRREGLVQLMDPRGTPRTTFLSGRLGAIVKEMICRYTVRSVELERDGWWEFRFPRVRLHALPARDPERLAAPPEAA; from the coding sequence ATGGAGACCAAGCCCCGGGTGATCGTGGTCGGTGGTGGGTACGCCGGTGTGATGGCGGCGCTGCGCGCGTCGCGTCGCCTCCGCCATCGCGGCGAGGTCGTGCTGATCTCGGATCGCGACGCGATGATCGAGCGCGTCCGGCTCCACGAGGCGGCGTCGGGCACCGTCGACCCCGCGCGTCCCCTCGCGACGCTGCTGCGCGGCACGCGGGTGCGGATCGTCCGCGGGCGCGTCGAGTCGGTCGATCGCGCCGGCCACGAGGTGACGCTCTCGAGCGGCGAGCGGATGCGCTTCGATCGCCTGATCGTCGCGATCGGAAGCCGCGTCGACGCGAGCGCGATCCCCGGCGCCGCGGAGCACGCGTTCACGCTCGAGCCCGACGCGGTCGCGGAGCTCGAGGTCGCCGCGCGCGACGCCGCGCAGCGCGAGGGGCACCTCGTCGTGATCGGCGGCGGCCTCACCGGCATCGAGGGCGCGACCGAGCTCGCCGAGCGCCACCGCGGCCTCCGCGTGACGCTCGTGACGTCGGGCGAGGTCGGCCCCGGCCTCCACCCGCGCGCCGTCGAGCACCTGCGCCGCGTCTTCGCGCGCCTCGGCGTCACGCTGCGCGAGCACGCGCGGGTCGAGCGCGTCGAGGCGGGCGCGGTGGTGATCGCGGGCGAGCGCCTGCCCTTCGACGTGTGCGTCGGCGCGGTCGGCTTCGCGATCCCCGGGTCGCTGCGCGCCTGGGGCTTCCCGGTCGACGCGCGCGGCCGCGCCCGCGTCGACGCGATGCTGCGCCTCGAGGGCGCGCCCGACGTCTACGTCGCGGGCGACTGCGCCGCGCCGAGCGGCGTGCTCGGCTCCGCGGTCCCGTTCGGGTGCAAGAGCGCGATGCCGATGGGCGTGCACGCCGCCGAGAACGCGGTGCGCTCGCTCGGCGGCGAGCCCGAGCACGCGCTCGACTGGTCCGACGCGACCTACTGCATCAGCCTCGGCCGCCGCGAGGGCCTGGTGCAGCTGATGGATCCGCGCGGCACCCCGCGCACGACCTTCCTGTCGGGCCGCCTCGGTGCGATCGTGAAGGAGATGATCTGCCGCTACACGGTGCGCAGCGTCGAGCTCGAGCGCGACGGCTGGTGGGAGTTCCGCTTCCCGCGCGTCCGCCTGCACGCGCTCCCGGCGCGCGATCCCGAGCGCCTCGCCGCGCCGCCGGAGGCCGCATGA
- a CDS encoding dihydroneopterin aldolase produces the protein MPRFRARSAPPDVIAIDGLQVNCVVGVYPHERHEPQPLRVDLKLMLDTAVAGETQRLRMTVDYAMIASQLAFLLQSCRFHLLETAAHALTRYLLAPPALGEDRPRVQGVTLRLTKPNALGGHGIPSLEVHRVPADVRLRHETKPWGTVDVVHETKTEGIYRLNVAPGQHIPLHAHHVMQESEMALGDGLVLSGKRIPAGQVHRWPHGKKHLWENPSDRWQSILCVDSPPFLPHDEQLAEGTPDEVAPEPPFLPLHSVEAPSGVEAPSGVEAPSGVVPT, from the coding sequence ATGCCCCGCTTCCGCGCTCGCTCCGCGCCGCCCGACGTCATCGCGATCGACGGCCTGCAGGTGAACTGCGTCGTCGGCGTCTACCCGCACGAGCGGCACGAGCCGCAGCCGCTGCGCGTCGATCTCAAGCTGATGCTCGACACCGCGGTCGCGGGCGAGACCCAGCGCCTGCGCATGACCGTCGACTACGCGATGATCGCGTCGCAGCTCGCGTTCCTGCTCCAGAGCTGTCGCTTCCACCTGCTCGAGACCGCGGCGCACGCGCTCACGCGCTACCTGCTCGCGCCGCCCGCGCTGGGCGAGGATCGACCGCGCGTCCAGGGCGTCACGCTCCGCCTCACCAAGCCGAACGCGCTCGGCGGCCACGGCATCCCGTCGCTCGAGGTGCACCGCGTGCCCGCCGACGTGCGGCTGCGCCACGAGACGAAGCCGTGGGGCACCGTCGACGTGGTGCACGAGACGAAGACCGAGGGCATCTACCGCCTCAACGTCGCGCCCGGGCAGCACATCCCGCTGCACGCGCACCACGTGATGCAGGAGTCCGAGATGGCGCTCGGCGACGGGCTGGTGCTCAGCGGCAAGCGCATCCCCGCGGGCCAGGTGCACCGCTGGCCGCACGGCAAGAAGCACCTCTGGGAGAACCCGAGCGATCGCTGGCAGTCGATCCTGTGCGTCGACTCGCCGCCCTTCCTGCCGCACGACGAGCAGCTCGCGGAGGGCACGCCCGACGAGGTCGCGCCCGAGCCGCCTTTCTTGCCGCTGCACTCCGTCGAGGCGCCGAGCGGTGTCGAAGCGCCGAGCGGTGTCGAAGCGCCGAGCGGTGTGGTGCCGACGTGA
- a CDS encoding tetratricopeptide repeat protein — translation MRQRRVVLVATISTALVTAGALALGADRDATADQLVAEARARLDAPFVEAPTLDRIQASTAISLLERARDLGRDDAELRGLTHYAEAIEDLQRGDLILAEGELATALTHLGETPELHVLAAALSRGRMLDADARREVEAALERAPDHARGRMLAADLALDASDGAAARAHLDVLAVQEPRCAPVWNRLGLAREQLGDVEGAERAYRRATELDPLGQDPWINLGRLLRVARRHDEARDAFGEAITRAPADAGAHLGRGLARAATGDLDAAVADFERASELAPNDAEPLLALGDLLRDVGRVSESVDVYRRAIEREDADAASWLKLGNALVLLEQYDAGATAFREAITRAPQLAAAHNGLGACLVHLDRAADAETTLEHAAQLDPVDPNPLMNLALLRERQGDRDAARAAWRRVLERAPGLAIAEARLARLS, via the coding sequence ATGCGCCAGCGCCGCGTCGTCCTCGTCGCCACGATCAGCACCGCGCTCGTCACCGCGGGCGCGCTCGCCCTCGGCGCCGATCGCGACGCGACCGCCGATCAGCTCGTCGCCGAGGCGCGCGCGCGCCTCGACGCCCCGTTCGTCGAGGCGCCCACCCTCGATCGCATCCAGGCCTCGACCGCGATCTCGCTGCTCGAGCGCGCGCGCGATCTCGGGCGCGACGACGCCGAGCTCCGCGGCCTCACCCACTACGCCGAGGCGATCGAGGATCTCCAGCGCGGCGATCTCATCCTCGCCGAGGGCGAGCTCGCGACGGCGCTCACGCACCTCGGCGAGACGCCCGAGCTCCACGTGCTCGCCGCCGCGCTCTCGCGCGGACGCATGCTCGACGCCGACGCGCGCCGCGAGGTCGAGGCCGCGCTCGAGCGTGCCCCCGATCACGCGCGCGGACGCATGCTCGCCGCCGATCTCGCGCTCGACGCGAGCGACGGCGCCGCCGCGCGCGCCCATCTCGACGTGCTCGCGGTGCAGGAGCCGCGCTGCGCGCCGGTGTGGAACCGCCTCGGGCTCGCCCGCGAGCAGCTCGGCGACGTCGAGGGCGCCGAGCGCGCGTACCGCCGCGCGACCGAGCTCGATCCGCTCGGCCAGGACCCGTGGATCAACCTCGGTCGCCTGCTGCGCGTCGCGCGCCGCCACGACGAGGCCCGCGACGCGTTCGGCGAGGCGATCACCCGCGCCCCCGCCGACGCGGGCGCGCACCTCGGGCGCGGCCTCGCGCGCGCCGCGACCGGCGATCTCGACGCCGCCGTCGCCGACTTCGAGCGCGCGTCGGAGCTCGCCCCGAACGACGCCGAGCCGCTCCTCGCGCTCGGCGATCTGCTGCGCGACGTCGGCCGGGTGAGCGAGTCGGTCGACGTCTACCGCCGCGCGATCGAGCGCGAGGACGCCGACGCGGCCTCGTGGCTCAAGCTCGGCAACGCGCTCGTGCTGCTCGAGCAGTACGACGCCGGCGCGACCGCGTTCCGCGAGGCGATCACCCGCGCGCCCCAGCTCGCGGCGGCGCACAACGGCCTCGGCGCGTGCCTCGTCCACCTCGACCGCGCCGCCGACGCGGAGACCACGCTCGAGCACGCCGCGCAGCTCGATCCCGTCGATCCCAACCCGCTCATGAACCTCGCGCTGCTCCGCGAGCGCCAGGGCGATCGCGACGCCGCGCGCGCCGCGTGGCGCCGCGTCCTCGAGCGCGCGCCCGGCCTCGCGATCGCCGAAGCGCGCCTCGCCCGGCTGAGCTGA
- a CDS encoding FecCD family ABC transporter permease: MRRVLPASIVALALIALAIPLATAIGPSTLAVDRVLAVLLGMARDVAPWERAVVLDVRLPRVVVALLGGAALGISGAAMQGLFRNSLAEPGVLGVSGGATLGAIVALYAGAALPLVVVPGAAFAGALGCALVVYRLASAGGRARTASLLLAGVAVSGVATALASMVLSIAVADWELGRQMLSWMMGGLEGRSWTHAAIVAPPIVVGGGLLFARARELDALALGEESAAGLGVDVPALRRAVLMLVALATGATVAVMGAIAFLGLMAPHVVRLIVGPAHRRVLVGSAVAGGLGLVAADALCRAVAGSVDLRPGVVTAILGGPFFLWLLVRDRAAGGEA, from the coding sequence ATGAGGCGTGTGCTCCCCGCATCGATCGTCGCGCTGGCGCTGATCGCGCTCGCGATCCCGCTCGCCACCGCGATCGGGCCGAGCACGCTCGCGGTCGATCGGGTGCTCGCGGTGCTGCTCGGGATGGCGCGCGACGTCGCGCCGTGGGAGCGCGCGGTGGTCCTCGACGTGCGGCTGCCGCGCGTGGTGGTCGCGCTGCTCGGCGGCGCGGCGCTCGGGATCTCGGGCGCGGCGATGCAGGGGCTCTTCCGCAACTCGCTCGCCGAGCCCGGCGTGCTCGGGGTGTCGGGCGGCGCGACGCTGGGCGCGATCGTCGCGCTCTACGCGGGCGCAGCGCTGCCGCTCGTCGTGGTGCCGGGCGCGGCGTTCGCGGGCGCGCTGGGGTGCGCGCTCGTGGTGTACCGGCTCGCGAGCGCGGGCGGTCGCGCGCGCACCGCGTCGCTCTTGCTGGCGGGCGTCGCGGTGAGCGGCGTCGCGACCGCGCTCGCGTCGATGGTGCTCTCCATCGCGGTCGCGGACTGGGAGCTCGGACGTCAGATGCTCTCGTGGATGATGGGCGGGCTCGAGGGGCGCAGCTGGACGCACGCGGCGATCGTCGCGCCGCCCATCGTCGTCGGCGGTGGGCTGCTCTTCGCGCGGGCGCGCGAGCTCGACGCGCTCGCGCTCGGCGAGGAGAGCGCCGCGGGGCTCGGCGTCGACGTGCCCGCGCTGCGGCGCGCGGTGCTGATGCTCGTCGCGCTCGCGACCGGCGCCACCGTGGCGGTGATGGGCGCGATCGCGTTCCTCGGGCTGATGGCGCCCCACGTCGTGCGGTTGATCGTCGGGCCCGCGCATCGACGCGTGCTGGTGGGCTCGGCGGTCGCGGGCGGGCTCGGGCTCGTCGCGGCGGACGCGCTCTGTCGCGCGGTCGCGGGGAGCGTCGATCTGCGGCCCGGTGTGGTCACCGCGATCCTCGGGGGGCCCTTCTTCTTGTGGCTCCTGGTGCGTGATCGCGCGGCGGGAGGCGAGGCGTGA
- a CDS encoding serine/threonine-protein kinase codes for MSRPAPSEAPLVSAADSFVGRVLEQRYRVEQRLGEGGLGTVYRAQHLKLARNVAVKVLRDDLRGIPQLRARFEREVKALSSLSHPNVVTITDYGVEGGMPFLVMELVEGVELAKIVGEPLPPERALMIVRQILASLAYAHERDVVHRDLKPANVIVRQLPDGRDHVTVLDFGLAKFVGDDPGGDLTRSGLVVGTPAYMPPEQMAAGARRADARSDLYAAGLILFELIAGRRPFTFEEPAELLRAHLVMQPPTLAEALPGSVVRPELEELVARALAKSPDDRFPDARAMIDAMDALPYEPLVRGGVGGHDARRDTTRPARPTPISAAAAASERPAPTPTAAERARSMGMRAGIAAIVFLMTIAGIAWTARRATTEPVADAPTTEPAPPAAPLARSEGPGTIATQPTAPVAAAEVTPRDHDPVAAGAEDTEALVGEEDEGEVAPEVEAPFVAPVRVGPRPPARNPLRGRLPGVLSRVDARIERGRPIGAGDIRALQRYRNDRPGDVRGRLVLGHAYAARGWLSPAMDQYERAVGVDESVRGDPAILENLLRAVRTESLNARASELVVRIFGAEAQAGVRRAISRVRDPGERGRLEALSARLR; via the coding sequence ATGTCGCGCCCCGCCCCGTCCGAAGCTCCGCTCGTGTCCGCCGCCGACTCGTTCGTCGGTCGGGTGCTCGAGCAGCGGTACCGCGTCGAGCAGCGTCTCGGCGAGGGCGGGCTGGGCACCGTGTACCGAGCGCAGCACCTGAAGCTCGCGCGCAACGTCGCGGTGAAGGTGCTGCGCGACGATCTGCGCGGCATCCCGCAGCTGCGCGCGCGCTTCGAGCGCGAGGTGAAGGCGCTCTCGTCGCTCTCGCACCCGAACGTCGTCACGATCACGGACTACGGCGTCGAGGGCGGCATGCCCTTCCTCGTGATGGAGCTCGTGGAGGGCGTCGAGCTCGCGAAGATCGTCGGCGAGCCGCTGCCGCCCGAGCGCGCGCTCATGATCGTGCGCCAGATCCTCGCGAGCCTCGCCTACGCGCACGAGCGCGACGTGGTGCACCGCGACCTGAAGCCCGCGAACGTGATCGTGCGGCAGCTGCCCGACGGGCGCGATCACGTCACGGTGCTCGACTTCGGGCTCGCGAAGTTCGTCGGCGACGATCCCGGCGGCGACCTCACGCGCAGCGGGCTCGTCGTCGGCACGCCCGCGTACATGCCGCCCGAGCAGATGGCCGCGGGCGCGCGCCGCGCCGACGCGCGCTCGGATCTCTACGCGGCCGGGCTGATCCTGTTCGAGCTGATCGCGGGGCGTCGTCCCTTCACGTTCGAAGAGCCTGCCGAGCTCTTGCGTGCGCACCTCGTGATGCAGCCGCCGACGCTCGCCGAGGCGCTGCCGGGATCGGTCGTGCGGCCCGAGCTCGAGGAGCTCGTCGCGCGCGCGCTCGCGAAGTCGCCCGACGATCGCTTCCCCGATGCGCGCGCGATGATCGACGCGATGGACGCGCTGCCGTACGAGCCGCTGGTGCGCGGAGGCGTCGGTGGCCACGACGCGCGGCGCGACACGACGCGCCCCGCGCGGCCGACGCCGATCTCCGCGGCCGCCGCGGCGAGCGAGCGCCCGGCGCCGACTCCGACCGCCGCGGAGCGCGCGCGCTCGATGGGCATGCGCGCGGGGATCGCGGCGATCGTGTTCCTGATGACGATCGCGGGCATCGCGTGGACGGCGCGGCGCGCGACGACGGAGCCCGTCGCGGACGCGCCGACGACCGAGCCGGCGCCCCCGGCAGCCCCGCTCGCGCGCAGCGAGGGCCCGGGCACGATCGCGACCCAGCCGACCGCGCCGGTCGCGGCGGCGGAGGTCACGCCGCGCGATCACGATCCCGTCGCTGCGGGCGCCGAGGACACCGAGGCGCTGGTCGGCGAGGAGGACGAGGGCGAGGTCGCGCCCGAGGTCGAGGCGCCGTTCGTCGCGCCGGTGCGGGTCGGACCGCGACCGCCGGCGCGCAACCCGCTGCGAGGTCGCTTGCCGGGCGTGCTCTCGCGCGTCGACGCGCGCATCGAGCGGGGCCGTCCGATCGGCGCGGGCGACATCCGCGCGCTCCAGCGTTATCGCAACGACCGCCCGGGCGACGTGCGGGGCCGCTTGGTGCTCGGTCACGCGTACGCGGCGCGCGGCTGGCTCTCGCCTGCGATGGACCAGTACGAGCGCGCGGTGGGCGTCGACGAGAGCGTGCGCGGCGATCCGGCGATCCTCGAGAACCTGCTGCGCGCGGTGCGCACGGAGTCGCTCAACGCGCGGGCGAGCGAGCTCGTGGTGCGGATCTTCGGCGCCGAGGCGCAAGCGGGCGTGCGACGAGCGATCTCTCGAGTGCGTGATCCCGGGGAGCGCGGGCGGCTCGAAGCGCTCTCTGCTCGGCTCCGGTAG
- a CDS encoding hypothetical protein (catalyzes the S-adenosylmethionine-dependent transmethylation of thiopurine compounds; may be involved in selenium cycling by forming dimethylselenide and/or dimethyldiselenide) has translation MDPDFWRTRWAEGRIGWHQGAPSPHLVSHARVLEGAGRVLVPLCGKSVDLAWIAARPGGPSVVGVELVEEAARAFFEEQSIPVHRTHDGPFVRYEGSTIEIVVGDIFEITTAEIGRFEACFDRAAMVAMPPSMRGAYVAQLRSLLEPGARVLLVALEHDAPDGPPFSLREDEVRALYAGAKVTRLGAIETETSAALAARGAREVAYEIEI, from the coding sequence ATGGACCCCGACTTCTGGCGCACGCGCTGGGCCGAAGGACGCATCGGCTGGCACCAGGGCGCGCCGAGCCCGCACCTGGTCAGCCACGCGCGCGTGCTCGAGGGCGCGGGGCGCGTGCTGGTCCCGCTCTGCGGGAAGTCGGTCGATCTCGCGTGGATCGCGGCGCGGCCCGGCGGGCCCTCGGTGGTCGGCGTGGAGCTCGTCGAGGAGGCCGCGCGCGCGTTCTTCGAGGAGCAGTCGATCCCGGTGCACCGCACCCACGACGGTCCCTTCGTGCGCTACGAGGGCAGCACGATCGAGATCGTCGTCGGCGACATCTTCGAGATCACCACGGCGGAGATCGGGCGCTTCGAGGCGTGCTTCGATCGCGCCGCGATGGTCGCGATGCCGCCCTCGATGCGCGGCGCGTACGTGGCGCAGCTGCGCTCGCTGCTGGAGCCGGGCGCGCGCGTGCTGCTCGTCGCGCTCGAGCACGACGCGCCCGACGGACCGCCCTTCTCGCTGCGCGAGGACGAGGTGCGCGCGCTCTACGCGGGGGCGAAGGTGACGCGGCTCGGCGCGATCGAGACCGAGACGTCGGCGGCGCTCGCCGCGCGCGGGGCGCGCGAGGTCGCGTACGAGATCGAGATCTGA
- a CDS encoding ExbD/TolR family protein, whose protein sequence is MELPISLRGDPTAPSDALRVEISPTELRLESRPVYTLERGRVPAAEVTPDGLTQLRTALQAAPARPRVALTAHGMVPYGTLVRTIQTLTAAGYRDILLAVRPVSTTGAAPTAPSWMPLSSPQIAPFGPEPVDPATYGGPARGWGDFTSRWEESYDACRAAGPGQYVDCDPKASVTPEDGQMQVVLWARGRGMQVRFNRVGAPPPEPSKAPSGPALIEGVRAAPTGEGEEIPPDPSTTGAFAFRAEVATAADSAISGVTRPVCGAAACPTVVEADEETPVMRVVSLLGAAFPNGATPPHLVLRMPAAR, encoded by the coding sequence ATGGAGCTCCCCATCTCGCTCCGCGGCGATCCGACCGCGCCGAGCGATGCGCTCCGCGTCGAGATCAGCCCGACCGAGCTGCGCCTCGAGAGCCGTCCCGTCTACACGCTCGAGCGCGGGCGCGTGCCCGCCGCCGAGGTCACGCCCGACGGGCTCACCCAGCTCCGCACCGCGCTCCAGGCCGCGCCCGCCCGACCGCGCGTCGCGCTCACCGCGCACGGCATGGTCCCGTACGGCACGCTCGTGCGCACCATCCAGACGCTCACGGCCGCCGGCTATCGCGACATCCTCCTCGCGGTGCGCCCGGTCTCGACCACCGGCGCCGCGCCCACCGCGCCGAGCTGGATGCCGCTCTCCTCGCCGCAGATCGCGCCCTTCGGCCCCGAGCCCGTCGATCCCGCGACCTACGGCGGCCCGGCGCGCGGCTGGGGCGACTTCACCTCGCGCTGGGAGGAGTCGTACGACGCGTGCCGCGCCGCCGGCCCCGGCCAGTACGTCGACTGCGATCCCAAAGCGAGCGTCACGCCCGAGGACGGGCAGATGCAGGTCGTGCTCTGGGCGCGCGGCCGCGGCATGCAGGTGCGCTTCAACCGCGTCGGCGCGCCCCCGCCCGAGCCGAGCAAGGCGCCGAGCGGCCCCGCGCTCATCGAGGGCGTGCGCGCCGCGCCGACCGGCGAGGGCGAGGAGATCCCGCCCGACCCGTCGACGACCGGCGCCTTCGCGTTCCGCGCCGAGGTCGCGACCGCCGCCGACTCCGCGATCTCCGGCGTGACGCGCCCGGTGTGCGGCGCCGCCGCGTGCCCGACCGTCGTCGAGGCCGACGAGGAGACGCCGGTGATGCGCGTCGTCTCGCTGCTCGGCGCCGCGTTCCCGAACGGCGCGACGCCGCCCCACCTCGTCCTCCGCATGCCCGCCGCGCGCTGA
- a CDS encoding SDR family NAD(P)-dependent oxidoreductase codes for MRAVESVIVTGASRGIGRATAERLIASGRRVAAVARDARALDALVAGSGGRAVAIDADLASPDALRTVVPRAIEALGDVDALVSCAGIAKHRPLAAIDEALFDEHVALNVRAPLFLSRDLARHLDARDASGAIVHLASTLALQGVAGTSVYAATKGAIVALARTLAIELAPRVRVSCIAPGAVDTEMIRAPRSEESLRELAALHPVGRIGTADEIAEAAEYLLEARFATGTLLVLDGGLTAA; via the coding sequence GTGAGGGCGGTCGAGAGCGTGATCGTCACCGGCGCGAGCCGGGGGATCGGTCGCGCGACGGCGGAGCGACTGATCGCGAGCGGTCGTCGGGTCGCGGCGGTGGCGCGCGACGCGCGTGCGCTCGACGCGCTGGTCGCGGGCAGCGGCGGGCGTGCGGTCGCGATCGACGCGGACCTCGCGTCGCCGGACGCGCTGCGCACCGTCGTGCCGCGCGCGATCGAGGCGCTCGGAGACGTCGACGCGCTCGTCTCGTGCGCGGGCATCGCGAAGCATCGCCCGCTCGCCGCGATCGACGAGGCGCTGTTCGACGAGCACGTCGCGCTCAACGTGCGCGCGCCGCTCTTCCTCTCGCGTGATCTCGCGCGCCACCTCGACGCGCGCGATGCGAGCGGCGCGATCGTGCACCTCGCGTCGACGCTCGCGCTGCAGGGCGTCGCGGGCACGAGCGTGTACGCCGCGACGAAGGGCGCGATCGTCGCGCTCGCGCGCACCCTCGCGATCGAGCTCGCGCCGCGGGTGCGCGTGTCGTGCATCGCGCCCGGCGCGGTCGACACCGAGATGATCCGCGCGCCCCGCAGCGAGGAGAGCCTGCGCGAGCTCGCCGCGCTGCACCCGGTCGGGCGCATCGGGACCGCCGACGAGATCGCCGAAGCCGCCGAGTACCTGCTCGAGGCACGCTTCGCGACCGGCACGCTGCTCGTGCTCGACGGCGGCCTGACGGCCGCCTGA